In the genome of Armatimonadota bacterium, one region contains:
- a CDS encoding zinc-ribbon domain-containing protein translates to MNCPKCGIENPDGANFCLRCGKALVDEAVLQGESGELTCYRHPKTPTQLTCGRCGRPVCTRCVVLGPAGPRCPECAHQQVTVRPGAVFHSLKVGVRRLFQSGPWTIYLFIILIGFVASTFRGCAGAMGPRHPAQERRSESTDDP, encoded by the coding sequence ATGAACTGCCCGAAGTGCGGCATTGAAAACCCGGACGGGGCCAACTTTTGCCTCCGGTGCGGCAAGGCCCTGGTCGACGAAGCCGTCCTTCAAGGGGAATCGGGCGAGTTGACCTGCTACCGTCACCCTAAGACTCCGACGCAGTTGACGTGCGGCCGGTGCGGGCGCCCCGTGTGCACCCGGTGCGTGGTCTTGGGTCCGGCGGGGCCGAGGTGTCCGGAGTGTGCCCATCAGCAGGTCACGGTCCGACCGGGAGCCGTGTTCCATTCGCTCAAGGTCGGAGTCCGGCGGTTGTTCCAGAGCGGCCCGTGGACGATCTACCTCTTCATCATTCTCATCGGGTTCGTCGCGAGCACCTTTCGCGGTTGTGCCGGGGCTATGGGGCCGCGCCACCCCGCCCAGGAGAGAAGGAGCGAATCGACCGATGATCCCTAA
- a CDS encoding flotillin family protein yields the protein MNVSQILPYLWPLVALSTVLLVAGFVAGRYEKVGPNEVLIVSGRPTTYTGHDGHTATKNFRIFHGGGTFVWPVRERVDRLSLELMTLEICTPEFYTKFGVPIIVDGIAQIKVRSDDPTSLITAAEMFLSKSRTEMNEIALQMMSGHLRSVISTLPFEEIHSSPETFAQTVQRLTSEDLANMGIQVISFTIRQI from the coding sequence GTGAACGTATCCCAAATCTTGCCGTATCTTTGGCCACTCGTCGCCCTGTCGACGGTCCTCCTTGTCGCGGGCTTCGTCGCCGGACGATATGAGAAGGTCGGTCCGAACGAAGTCTTGATCGTGAGCGGCCGCCCAACGACGTATACGGGGCACGACGGTCACACCGCCACGAAGAACTTCCGGATCTTCCACGGCGGCGGAACCTTCGTATGGCCCGTCCGTGAGCGCGTCGACCGCTTGAGCCTCGAACTGATGACGCTCGAGATCTGTACGCCCGAGTTCTACACGAAGTTCGGCGTCCCGATCATCGTCGACGGCATCGCCCAGATCAAGGTCCGAAGCGACGATCCGACGTCGCTCATCACCGCCGCCGAGATGTTCCTGAGCAAGTCTCGGACGGAGATGAACGAGATCGCCCTTCAAATGATGTCGGGCCACTTGCGTTCGGTGATCAGCACGTTGCCGTTCGAGGAGATCCACAGTTCGCCCGAGACCTTCGCGCAAACGGTCCAGCGCCTGACGAGCGAAGACTTGGCGAACATGGGCATCCAGGTCATTTCTTTCACGATCCGGCAGATCTAA
- a CDS encoding SDR family oxidoreductase codes for MDFGLQGKVAMVAAATKGIGLACARALADEGCRVSVCARQAPEAPIPDGWSFTACDVGRDEDISRWFDETEAVFGPPDIVVTNTGGPPAGTWPELSDAQWASGVETTLMNVVRCVRHAAPKMKEKGWGRIVHITSLVAKDPEPLLAVSSTVRSGLCSLTRLQAIELAPYGVTVNAVLPGHTLTDRQRHLAGLRAEQWGTSLEEVLERQGRTVPVGRLGRPEEIAAAVAFLCSSQASFVTGVNLLVDGGGAKGAG; via the coding sequence ATGGACTTCGGGCTTCAAGGAAAGGTGGCGATGGTCGCTGCCGCTACGAAGGGCATCGGCCTGGCCTGCGCCCGGGCCTTGGCCGACGAAGGGTGCCGCGTCTCGGTCTGCGCAAGACAGGCGCCGGAAGCGCCGATTCCCGACGGATGGTCGTTCACGGCCTGCGACGTCGGCCGCGACGAGGACATCTCCAGGTGGTTCGATGAGACGGAGGCCGTGTTCGGACCGCCCGACATCGTCGTCACCAATACGGGAGGACCCCCGGCCGGGACGTGGCCCGAACTTTCAGACGCGCAGTGGGCGTCGGGGGTCGAGACGACCCTCATGAACGTCGTCCGGTGCGTCCGGCATGCCGCGCCGAAGATGAAGGAAAAGGGATGGGGGCGGATCGTCCATATCACGAGCCTTGTCGCTAAGGACCCTGAACCGCTCCTGGCCGTCTCGTCGACCGTCCGGTCAGGATTGTGCTCGCTGACCAGGCTCCAGGCCATAGAGCTGGCGCCTTACGGCGTCACCGTGAACGCGGTTTTGCCAGGTCACACGTTGACGGACCGTCAGCGACATCTGGCGGGACTTCGGGCGGAGCAGTGGGGCACGAGCCTCGAGGAAGTGCTCGAACGCCAAGGAAGGACCGTGCCCGTCGGACGGCTCGGCAGGCCGGAAGAAATCGCGGCCGCGGTGGCGTTCCTTTGCTCGTCCCAGGCGTCGTTCGTGACGGGCGTGAACCTTTTGGTCGATGGCGGCGGGGCGAAGGGGGCCGGCTAA
- a CDS encoding protein kinase, with the protein MSQTTLGKYQIIREIARSNDIVYEAYDPVMNRRVAVKELAMPGGATQQQRDDRIQRFLREARAAGSLVHPNIVTIYEVGEEAGRRYIAMEYLDGQNLRNLLDTKGFIEPAKAVGYAVEVLKGLEFAHSKGVIHRDVKPDNIQLLENGEVKITDFGIARLTFEPNLTMDGQVFGTPSYMSPEQINGRDIDARSDLFSVGVILYEMVAGQKPFSGDNVVAITHAIMNVDPPQPGQCGPGLWNVVRQAIEKSPQLRWSSAREMADALKSVLAQMASGQVVVDPYVPAAALPPAYPTLGPVNPGPPPVQIPVYQPQASPYGPGLTPYGTPMPGTVQQPYLPSQYGQPYGAPSYPPQMGGMGQPYGQQMPMAQVPVYYPPAVRPPMFSPETRVFFGRLLKVFLLLGTISALVVAAVIQGPKILAPKATFKPRSAAPGAAETVGDRDRPGSQVPLDTANGGSRTSATVESARATVELAVNEPNPDVRQRLIAQASTMWSDLALEGDKDKVFDEAFESFVSAAQSAEQKGDPNLAAQMLVSAGGYAHTQQQSDRVNEAMARLGR; encoded by the coding sequence ATGAGCCAGACGACCCTCGGCAAGTACCAGATCATCCGGGAGATCGCGCGCTCGAACGACATCGTTTACGAGGCGTACGACCCGGTGATGAACCGTCGCGTCGCGGTCAAGGAACTGGCCATGCCGGGCGGCGCGACCCAACAGCAGCGGGACGACCGGATCCAGAGGTTCCTGAGGGAAGCCCGCGCCGCAGGTTCGCTCGTCCATCCGAACATCGTCACGATCTACGAAGTCGGCGAAGAGGCCGGCCGCAGGTACATCGCGATGGAGTACCTGGACGGGCAGAACTTGAGGAACCTGCTCGACACGAAGGGTTTCATCGAGCCGGCTAAGGCCGTCGGTTATGCGGTCGAGGTCCTTAAGGGGCTGGAATTCGCCCACTCCAAGGGCGTCATCCACCGGGACGTGAAGCCGGACAACATCCAGCTCCTCGAGAACGGAGAGGTCAAGATCACCGACTTCGGAATCGCGAGGCTGACGTTCGAGCCGAACCTGACGATGGACGGACAAGTGTTCGGGACACCGAGTTACATGTCGCCGGAACAGATCAACGGCCGAGACATCGACGCCCGCAGCGACCTCTTCAGCGTCGGTGTGATCCTGTACGAAATGGTCGCAGGGCAGAAGCCGTTTTCCGGCGACAACGTCGTCGCGATCACGCACGCGATCATGAACGTCGACCCGCCTCAACCAGGGCAATGCGGGCCAGGTTTGTGGAACGTCGTTCGCCAGGCCATCGAAAAGAGCCCGCAGCTCCGATGGAGCAGCGCCCGGGAGATGGCGGACGCCCTCAAGAGCGTCCTCGCCCAAATGGCGTCCGGCCAAGTCGTCGTCGACCCCTATGTACCGGCGGCCGCCTTGCCGCCCGCTTATCCGACGCTCGGCCCCGTCAATCCCGGCCCCCCGCCGGTCCAGATCCCCGTCTACCAGCCACAAGCGAGTCCTTATGGGCCCGGCCTGACGCCGTACGGGACACCGATGCCTGGCACCGTGCAGCAGCCGTACCTGCCGTCGCAATACGGTCAACCTTATGGTGCGCCGTCCTATCCGCCACAGATGGGCGGTATGGGTCAACCTTATGGACAGCAGATGCCGATGGCCCAGGTCCCGGTCTACTATCCTCCGGCCGTCCGGCCTCCGATGTTCAGCCCCGAAACGCGGGTCTTTTTCGGCCGGTTGTTGAAGGTCTTCCTCCTGCTGGGGACGATTTCCGCCCTCGTCGTCGCCGCGGTCATCCAGGGCCCGAAAATCCTGGCGCCGAAAGCGACGTTCAAACCACGGTCCGCCGCACCGGGGGCGGCCGAGACGGTGGGAGACCGGGACAGACCCGGGTCTCAGGTCCCTCTCGACACGGCGAACGGAGGTTCTAGGACTTCGGCGACGGTGGAATCAGCCCGTGCTACGGTCGAATTGGCCGTCAACGAGCCCAATCCGGACGTCCGTCAACGGTTGATCGCCCAAGCGTCCACGATGTGGTCCGACCTGGCCCTCGAAGGCGACAAGGACAAGGTCTTCGACGAAGCGTTCGAGTCGTTCGTCAGTGCCGCGCAGTCGGCCGAGCAGAAGGGCGATCCGAACCTTGCCGCTCAAATGCTGGTTTCGGCAGGCGGCTACGCGCACACGCAGCAACAAAGCGACCGGGTCAATGAAGCGATGGCGCGATTGGGCCGTTAG
- the maf gene encoding septum formation protein Maf: protein MDIDRHRQYKTFSFPFPVILASASPRRHELLSRLVEEFSVEPAHLDEDGLTDRDPWVTAQRLAREKALAVRERFPMALVVAGDTVVAVEECGEWAQLAKPGDDAEAQAMLGRLSGRTHTVVTGVCLVWPGGMSAFTDSTKVTFRHLKPTEIEAYVATGEPFDKAGGYGWQGAAKAFIDKTEGSVTNVVGLPLERLEEALAGVQ, encoded by the coding sequence ATGGACATCGACCGGCACCGCCAGTACAAGACCTTCTCGTTCCCGTTCCCTGTGATCCTGGCTTCGGCGTCACCCCGTCGACACGAGTTGCTCTCGCGCCTGGTCGAGGAGTTCTCAGTCGAGCCCGCCCATCTCGACGAAGACGGATTGACCGACCGCGATCCCTGGGTGACGGCGCAGCGACTCGCCCGTGAAAAGGCGCTGGCCGTCCGTGAGCGGTTCCCCATGGCCCTTGTGGTGGCCGGCGACACGGTGGTGGCCGTCGAAGAATGCGGCGAGTGGGCCCAATTGGCCAAGCCGGGAGACGACGCCGAGGCCCAGGCGATGCTCGGCCGTCTTTCGGGCCGCACGCACACGGTCGTTACGGGCGTCTGCCTCGTCTGGCCGGGCGGCATGAGCGCCTTCACCGATTCGACAAAGGTTACTTTCCGCCACCTTAAACCTACCGAAATCGAGGCCTACGTTGCTACCGGAGAGCCGTTCGACAAGGCGGGCGGATACGGTTGGCAAGGGGCGGCCAAGGCCTTCATCGACAAGACGGAAGGGAGCGTCACGAACGTCGTCGGCCTGCCCCTGGAACGGTTGGAAGAGGCGCTCGCCGGAGTGCAGTGA
- the mtnA gene encoding S-methyl-5-thioribose-1-phosphate isomerase: protein MIRPQEWTGDRLRMLDQRTLPNREEWLELTTWQGVRDAIRDMAVRGAPAIGVSAAYGMALAALDSPGPEELAAARDGLAASRPTAVNLAWALDRIMSLEALDFEHVLAEAQAIEREDLEMNKAIGRLGSALVPENARVLTICNTGALATAGHGTALGIVRTAHAEGKIAQVWSCETRPRQQGLRLTAWELLHDGIPFQSIVDSAAASLMAAGKVDLVVAGADRIASNGDAANKIGTYMLAVCARHHDVPFVIAAPSSTLDPALPDGSGIPIEERSGSEITECEGGRIAPNGCPVFNPGFDVTPGPLISAIVTETGVHRGPYRF from the coding sequence ATGATCCGACCGCAAGAGTGGACCGGCGACCGGCTCAGGATGCTCGACCAGCGGACTCTTCCGAACCGTGAGGAATGGCTCGAACTCACGACGTGGCAGGGCGTCCGCGACGCCATACGGGACATGGCCGTCCGAGGCGCACCCGCGATCGGAGTGTCGGCCGCGTACGGCATGGCCTTGGCCGCGCTGGACTCGCCAGGACCGGAAGAGCTTGCCGCTGCTCGTGACGGCCTTGCCGCCAGCCGTCCGACGGCCGTCAACCTCGCCTGGGCCCTGGACCGGATCATGTCTCTCGAAGCGCTCGACTTCGAACACGTCCTGGCCGAAGCACAGGCCATCGAACGCGAAGACCTCGAGATGAACAAAGCGATCGGCCGGCTCGGCTCGGCCCTCGTCCCTGAAAACGCCCGGGTATTGACGATCTGCAACACCGGAGCCCTGGCGACGGCCGGACACGGCACGGCGCTTGGAATCGTCCGCACGGCCCATGCCGAAGGCAAGATCGCGCAAGTCTGGTCGTGCGAGACGCGTCCGCGCCAGCAGGGTTTGAGACTCACGGCCTGGGAACTCCTTCACGACGGGATCCCGTTCCAAAGCATCGTGGACTCGGCCGCCGCGTCCCTCATGGCGGCGGGCAAGGTCGATCTCGTGGTCGCAGGCGCGGACCGGATCGCGTCGAACGGAGACGCGGCGAACAAGATCGGAACGTACATGCTCGCCGTGTGCGCCCGCCACCACGACGTCCCTTTCGTCATCGCGGCCCCCAGCTCGACTTTGGACCCCGCCTTACCCGACGGGTCCGGCATCCCGATCGAGGAGCGGAGCGGGTCGGAAATCACGGAGTGCGAAGGCGGGAGGATTGCACCAAACGGTTGCCCCGTGTTCAACCCGGGTTTCGACGTGACTCCCGGTCCGTTGATTTCGGCCATTGTCACCGAAACGGGCGTCCATCGCGGTCCTTACAGGTTCTGA
- a CDS encoding thymidine phosphorylase, with protein sequence MTILDAISAKRDGRRNTREELTAVANGAADGTVPDYQLSAWLMAAFLNGLDPKETAELTMAMAHSGGRLDLSGVPKPWVDKHSTGGVGDKTTLVVLPILAACGLTMVKMSGRGLGITGGTIDKLESVPGFRTDLTPEEMVAQAKRIGIALSGQTPRLAPADRALYALRDVTGTVASVPLITASILSKKIAGGAETVVLDVKCGSGAFMKALPEAEALARSLVDVGTAAGLKVSAVITDMDQPLGTAVGNANEVVEALLTLSPSRSIHLAEPNMTDGLSRFAHLCVELAGHALEAVGAGDRTTARKAVLSGRAQAKAVEWFVAQGAAPQDVDLETLLGREEGWHRPKAGATVVHEGEWGFLHRIDARSVGEAVIELGGGRKEKGQTIDPLAGVTVVQAVGHRVNKGQPVFMVQGSDPERCQRVADGLRGAFTVSREPEDGVDPVLKVVT encoded by the coding sequence GTGACCATCCTTGACGCGATCTCGGCCAAGCGCGACGGTCGTCGCAACACGCGCGAGGAACTCACAGCGGTCGCAAACGGCGCCGCTGACGGGACCGTCCCTGACTACCAGCTCAGCGCCTGGCTGATGGCCGCCTTCTTGAACGGTCTCGACCCGAAGGAAACGGCGGAGTTGACCATGGCCATGGCCCATAGCGGCGGGCGGCTTGACCTGTCCGGCGTGCCGAAACCGTGGGTGGACAAGCACAGCACGGGCGGAGTCGGGGACAAGACGACCTTGGTCGTGCTCCCGATCCTGGCGGCGTGCGGACTGACGATGGTGAAGATGAGCGGCCGAGGGCTCGGCATCACGGGCGGCACGATCGACAAGCTCGAGAGCGTGCCAGGCTTTCGCACCGACCTCACGCCGGAGGAGATGGTCGCTCAGGCGAAACGGATCGGGATCGCACTGAGCGGCCAGACCCCTCGACTCGCTCCGGCCGACAGGGCCCTTTACGCCTTGCGCGATGTGACGGGCACGGTGGCGAGCGTCCCCTTGATCACGGCCAGCATCCTCAGTAAGAAGATCGCGGGAGGAGCGGAAACGGTCGTGCTCGACGTCAAGTGCGGATCAGGCGCCTTCATGAAGGCGCTGCCCGAGGCGGAGGCGTTGGCCCGCTCGCTGGTGGACGTGGGGACGGCGGCAGGGCTGAAGGTCAGCGCGGTGATCACCGACATGGACCAGCCGCTGGGGACGGCGGTCGGCAACGCTAACGAAGTGGTCGAGGCGCTCTTGACATTGTCGCCGTCCCGGTCGATCCATCTTGCCGAGCCCAACATGACGGACGGACTCTCGCGCTTTGCGCACCTTTGTGTCGAGCTCGCAGGCCACGCTCTCGAAGCTGTCGGCGCCGGTGACCGCACGACAGCGCGAAAGGCGGTCCTCTCGGGCCGGGCACAGGCGAAAGCCGTCGAATGGTTCGTCGCGCAGGGGGCCGCACCTCAGGACGTGGACCTCGAAACCCTCCTCGGCCGCGAAGAGGGGTGGCACCGGCCGAAAGCCGGGGCTACGGTCGTCCACGAAGGAGAGTGGGGATTCCTGCACCGGATCGACGCCCGATCGGTCGGTGAGGCCGTGATCGAACTGGGCGGCGGTCGGAAGGAGAAGGGTCAGACGATCGACCCTTTGGCAGGCGTGACAGTGGTGCAAGCCGTCGGTCACCGGGTGAACAAAGGGCAACCCGTCTTCATGGTGCAAGGGTCGGACCCGGAGCGGTGCCAACGCGTCGCCGACGGCCTGCGAGGCGCGTTCACGGTCTCGCGCGAACCCGAGGACGGCGTGGACCCGGTCCTCAAAGTCGTGACGTGA
- the thpR gene encoding RNA 2',3'-cyclic phosphodiesterase, whose amino-acid sequence MSDGPPELRLFVGVPVPDRPVFDTARRAVDEERPGAYRWTSPDSLHVTLVFLGSTSPRLVPTLLSRLGQIDQRPFHACARSLRVFQQGPGRGVLAFTVKESENWEAWSTLERAVREALGDAVRPDKRAFRPHVSIGRSRRGHAPHPVPKIETTRDEASSSGFIVDRIDLVQSHLRPEGSLYETLLSVPLKRS is encoded by the coding sequence ATGTCGGACGGCCCTCCAGAACTCAGGTTGTTCGTCGGCGTCCCAGTTCCTGACCGACCGGTTTTCGACACGGCACGTCGGGCCGTCGACGAAGAACGCCCTGGAGCCTACCGTTGGACCTCTCCGGACAGTCTGCACGTCACCCTTGTGTTCCTTGGGTCGACGTCACCGAGACTCGTTCCGACTCTGTTGAGTCGTTTGGGTCAGATCGACCAGCGGCCGTTCCACGCTTGTGCCAGGTCCCTTCGCGTCTTTCAACAAGGTCCAGGAAGGGGAGTCCTGGCCTTTACCGTCAAAGAATCAGAGAACTGGGAAGCTTGGTCGACCCTCGAGCGCGCCGTACGGGAGGCCCTTGGAGACGCAGTCAGACCGGACAAACGCGCCTTCCGCCCGCACGTTTCGATCGGTCGTTCGCGAAGAGGGCACGCTCCGCACCCTGTACCGAAGATCGAAACGACCCGTGACGAAGCCTCGTCATCAGGTTTCATCGTCGATCGCATCGACCTTGTCCAAAGCCACCTTCGACCTGAAGGCTCCCTGTACGAGACGTTGCTGTCCGTTCCGCTGAAGCGGTCATGA
- a CDS encoding BMP family protein, which translates to MKAFTVLCAALFALVLGCGTPQTSGGPATAGNDEGFKVALLTPGPVSDAGWSAMAYRGLQAIEKECGATVNNQQATDAQIKDSMRSYAQKGYKLVIGHGFEYNAIGNEVAKDFPGTVFVSSSGGETSPNAGAFRFQLEEGFYLAGMTAGLMSKTGKVAMIGGPDVPSIRSTFKAFKAGAEAAKPGITVLEAFTGKNDDVTAANQATMAALGQGADFVIHQANAAAQGVFEACKSKGVWAFGSNADQNDNPSGIVLASAVIVAEPAFVGLAKRVKDGTYKGEIESIGMDKGAIDYVWNPKLKDKVPADVAAKVEAARSDIKSGKLKVPMDTF; encoded by the coding sequence ATGAAGGCCTTTACCGTCCTTTGTGCGGCCCTCTTCGCGCTCGTTCTTGGCTGTGGGACGCCCCAGACGTCTGGCGGCCCGGCGACCGCCGGCAATGACGAGGGTTTCAAAGTCGCACTTCTGACACCGGGGCCCGTCAGCGACGCGGGTTGGAGCGCCATGGCCTACAGGGGTCTCCAAGCCATCGAGAAAGAGTGCGGCGCCACCGTCAACAACCAGCAGGCGACCGACGCCCAGATCAAGGACTCGATGCGCTCGTACGCCCAAAAGGGTTATAAGCTCGTCATCGGACACGGCTTCGAGTACAACGCGATCGGCAACGAAGTGGCGAAAGACTTCCCCGGCACGGTCTTCGTCTCAAGTTCAGGTGGCGAGACTTCGCCGAACGCCGGTGCCTTCCGCTTCCAGCTCGAAGAGGGTTTTTATCTCGCCGGGATGACAGCCGGGCTGATGTCGAAAACGGGAAAGGTCGCGATGATCGGCGGGCCGGACGTGCCGTCGATCCGGTCGACGTTCAAAGCGTTCAAAGCCGGAGCCGAGGCCGCTAAGCCGGGCATCACGGTCCTGGAAGCGTTCACGGGCAAGAACGACGACGTCACCGCCGCGAACCAAGCGACCATGGCCGCCCTCGGCCAAGGTGCCGACTTCGTCATCCACCAAGCCAATGCCGCTGCCCAAGGCGTCTTCGAGGCCTGTAAGTCAAAGGGAGTGTGGGCGTTCGGGTCCAACGCGGATCAGAACGACAATCCCTCGGGAATCGTCCTGGCTTCGGCCGTGATCGTGGCCGAACCCGCGTTCGTCGGCCTGGCCAAGCGCGTCAAGGACGGGACCTATAAGGGCGAGATCGAATCGATCGGTATGGACAAAGGCGCGATCGACTACGTGTGGAACCCGAAACTGAAGGACAAGGTGCCCGCCGACGTGGCAGCGAAGGTGGAAGCCGCCAGGTCCGACATCAAGTCGGGCAAGCTCAAAGTCCCGATGGACACGTTTTGA
- a CDS encoding fused MFS/spermidine synthase, with protein sequence MQTIDDAAQTDPGGSPEAPASSIWLKPLFTSAVFVSAFLLFLIQPMFGRMALPLLGGAPSVWNTALVFYQATLLGGYAYAHWASKALARPPRIWIHVGLALLAFLALPIRLPGIGDPPTDANPVPWLLGLLAIGVGLPFFFVSTTSPLVQRWFSRTGHKQAQNPYFLYAAGNVGSLAALLLYPVVFERQLDLQVQSTVWSAGYGLLVLLLVLCAWAVGRSPSVSTVQKGDDLGPKPEAKRKWRWIALAFVPSSLSMGVTTYISTEVAAVPLLWVLPLSLYLLTFVMAFADRGRIPTRWIRPLVPFAVVLPLIVTVGQFKESRLLGIGGGILCFFVCCLFCHSELADDRPQPGRLTEFFLWVSFGGVLGGIFCGILAPLLFKQVLEYPLALALCALLVPASNWKLANLSWAALALTVGASFLCLVWLKQYDYWNEQQTWKAMLFPAALSILTAFRPVALAIGTFVVATVPLFFGPYADGRAYQARGFFGTVYVREWSDENILLHGTTIHGRQPKFPAVRDLPTSYYHETGPVGDFLVKRPLPKDARVGVVGLGVGTLLAYSRQGQEWTVYEIDPEVVKVASDRRFFSYLPNAKGQVKIVLGDARISLKRSNKLFDALLLDAYSSDAVPVHLMTLEAVETYLDRLAPGGFIAFHISNRYMDLGPVLSSIGTKLGLDVRRRDDNVMNLLLWPGKSGSHWVLLSRKASDVAPLDSDPQWIKSPATSRALWTDGRSSILDVLNGSPWFVGSD encoded by the coding sequence GTGCAGACCATCGACGACGCAGCGCAGACCGATCCAGGCGGATCACCGGAAGCTCCCGCATCGTCGATCTGGCTCAAACCGCTGTTCACGTCAGCCGTCTTCGTCAGCGCGTTCCTTCTCTTCTTGATCCAGCCGATGTTCGGCCGCATGGCCCTTCCGTTGCTCGGCGGAGCGCCGTCTGTCTGGAACACGGCGCTCGTCTTCTATCAGGCGACGCTTCTCGGCGGCTACGCGTACGCGCACTGGGCGTCGAAGGCGCTCGCCAGGCCACCGCGGATCTGGATCCACGTCGGGCTCGCGCTTCTGGCGTTTCTGGCGCTTCCGATCCGGTTGCCGGGCATCGGCGACCCCCCGACCGATGCGAACCCGGTGCCATGGCTGCTCGGACTGCTCGCGATCGGCGTCGGACTGCCGTTCTTCTTCGTCTCGACGACAAGCCCGCTGGTGCAACGATGGTTCAGCCGGACCGGTCACAAGCAGGCGCAGAACCCGTACTTCCTTTACGCCGCTGGCAACGTTGGCAGTCTGGCCGCCCTGCTCCTGTACCCGGTGGTTTTCGAACGACAGTTGGACCTGCAGGTCCAGAGCACGGTCTGGTCGGCCGGTTACGGGCTTCTCGTCCTCTTGCTCGTCCTGTGCGCTTGGGCCGTCGGCCGCTCACCCTCGGTTTCCACCGTTCAGAAGGGTGACGACCTTGGACCCAAGCCGGAGGCGAAGCGAAAGTGGAGGTGGATCGCTCTGGCGTTCGTGCCGTCGAGCCTCTCGATGGGCGTCACGACGTACATTTCGACCGAAGTGGCGGCCGTCCCCCTTCTGTGGGTGCTCCCTCTTTCGCTGTACCTCTTGACCTTTGTCATGGCGTTCGCGGACCGTGGCCGCATCCCGACCCGGTGGATCCGGCCGTTAGTACCGTTCGCGGTCGTGCTGCCTTTGATCGTCACGGTCGGCCAGTTCAAAGAAAGCCGCCTCTTGGGGATCGGTGGCGGGATCCTGTGTTTCTTCGTCTGTTGCCTGTTCTGCCATTCTGAGCTGGCGGACGACCGTCCTCAGCCCGGGAGGCTGACCGAGTTCTTCCTGTGGGTGTCGTTCGGCGGCGTGCTGGGCGGGATCTTCTGCGGGATCCTCGCCCCCTTGCTCTTTAAGCAAGTCCTGGAGTATCCGCTCGCCTTGGCGTTGTGCGCGCTCCTCGTGCCCGCGTCGAACTGGAAGCTGGCGAACCTCTCCTGGGCGGCTCTGGCCTTGACGGTTGGCGCCTCGTTCCTGTGCTTGGTCTGGCTCAAGCAGTACGACTACTGGAACGAGCAACAGACCTGGAAGGCGATGCTCTTCCCTGCGGCCCTGAGCATCCTTACCGCTTTCAGGCCCGTCGCCTTGGCCATCGGGACGTTCGTGGTGGCGACCGTGCCCTTGTTCTTCGGACCCTATGCGGACGGGCGGGCGTACCAAGCGCGGGGATTCTTCGGGACCGTCTACGTGCGCGAATGGTCGGACGAGAACATCTTGCTCCACGGCACGACGATCCATGGCCGCCAGCCCAAGTTTCCGGCCGTTCGCGACCTGCCGACGTCCTACTATCACGAGACGGGGCCTGTCGGCGACTTTCTCGTCAAGCGACCGTTGCCGAAGGACGCTCGGGTCGGCGTCGTCGGCCTGGGCGTCGGCACCTTGTTGGCGTACTCGCGTCAAGGACAGGAGTGGACGGTCTACGAGATCGATCCCGAGGTCGTCAAAGTCGCCAGCGACCGTCGGTTCTTCAGCTACCTGCCCAACGCCAAGGGACAGGTCAAGATCGTCCTCGGAGACGCGAGGATCAGCCTGAAACGGTCGAACAAGCTGTTCGACGCTCTGCTTTTGGACGCCTACAGTTCTGACGCGGTGCCGGTCCATCTTATGACCTTGGAGGCGGTCGAGACGTATCTGGACCGCCTGGCACCGGGCGGGTTCATCGCGTTCCACATCAGCAACCGCTACATGGACCTCGGTCCGGTGCTGTCTTCGATCGGGACCAAGTTGGGCCTCGACGTGCGGCGTCGTGACGACAATGTGATGAACCTGTTGTTGTGGCCCGGGAAGTCCGGCTCCCATTGGGTGCTGCTCTCACGGAAGGCGTCCGACGTGGCGCCGCTCGACTCAGACCCTCAATGGATCAAGTCGCCGGCGACGTCCCGGGCGCTCTGGACCGACGGACGCTCGAGCATCTTGGACGTCCTGAACGGCTCGCCTTGGTTCGTCGGTTCGGACTGA